The DNA sequence CTCAATGGGTATGGCGTCTTCGGCCTCCCCGGGCAGCTCCAGGTCAAACACCTTACCGTAGTCGCCGATCTCGAAAACCCCGTTCATGACCATTCTTGCACCTTGCGGCGGAGGATCATCGGGGAACATATCTGCCAGGAGGGACATGTCCAGATCGACATGGAACTCGAATTCGGTAGCCAAGCCACTATCCTTGTCAAAGGCGACGATGTAATCGATATTGGAGTAGACCACTTCCATCATGCTGGTGTACTCGTCAAAGCTCATTTCGCCTGGAACCCTTTCGAAATCCTCTTTCATCTCGTCAAGCAGGTCCTGTTGTCCCTGCAGTAGCCTTTCGAAATCGATGACCAGCCTGTAGGTGATGGAACGTCCATCCTCCTCCAGGACCTCGGCGCTGTCCGCTGTCTCCAGCATTTCCATCATGTTCTGTGGGCCCATGCCCTGGCTTATGTCCTCCATGCTGGAGAGCACGCTCATCTCCATGAAAACCCATTGCCCCTCAGGCGTCTTTATATACATCTTGTCCCCAGACAGGTAGACAAGGGTTTCGACCTTCCTCCGCCCCATATTGACGCCCATTTCCATCTTGACCAGCATCTCGCCGTCGCCCTTGCGCTCGTAGACCATTTCGTATTCCATGGTCATGGATCCGGAATCGCTGACGTCGCTGTAGTCGGCCTTAGCCTTTCCCTCCATGCGGAACGAATCGACCGTTCCCATGTTTTCCTGGGCCCGCCTGAAGAACTCCAGGGGATTCTCCAGGAAGGCCGTACCGCCCGTACCGCAGCCGGACAGAAGGGCAGTGGTAATAAACACCATAAGGACGGCCGCAAGAAACGGCCTAATCGTGGACGTCTTCATCTTGACCTCCCCTTCAGCCCCTATGCCTTCGATCCCATTATACAATGCTAGGCAGGCCATAAAGGAAGGGCGCCACGGGGGGCGCCCTTCCCGGTCTTCTTATCGCGTCGTTCAGGCGGAGGACCTGCGCGCGAGCAGGATGCCGCCGGCCACCAGCCCGAGTGCTATGATCGCGGAGAGCACGATGGCCACGATCCAGCTGGTGCTCGAACCCTCGGTGTAGTTGTAGGTTGGCTTGCTCTGGTAGACGAAGCGCACGTTGTTCTCCGCGTCCTCGGCGCGGCCCAGGAAGTGGTCGAACTCCTCGCCGCGCTCCGCGATGGCCTCAAGCTCCGCGCC is a window from the Actinomycetota bacterium genome containing:
- a CDS encoding DUF6612 family protein — its product is MACLALYNGIEGIGAEGEVKMKTSTIRPFLAAVLMVFITTALLSGCGTGGTAFLENPLEFFRRAQENMGTVDSFRMEGKAKADYSDVSDSGSMTMEYEMVYERKGDGEMLVKMEMGVNMGRRKVETLVYLSGDKMYIKTPEGQWVFMEMSVLSSMEDISQGMGPQNMMEMLETADSAEVLEEDGRSITYRLVIDFERLLQGQQDLLDEMKEDFERVPGEMSFDEYTSMMEVVYSNIDYIVAFDKDSGLATEFEFHVDLDMSLLADMFPDDPPPQGARMVMNGVFEIGDYGKVFDLELPGEAEDAIPIEEFEESMQT